A genomic window from Salvia hispanica cultivar TCC Black 2014 chromosome 5, UniMelb_Shisp_WGS_1.0, whole genome shotgun sequence includes:
- the LOC125187013 gene encoding probable pectinesterase 53 isoform X2, with the protein MSGYCRLLLLLLLLSAISGAHSHSKGVRRSKPRWHVGVNMSAVEYSEQQFMKWVNFMGSLKHSVFKAAKNKIFPSYTLTVDKNPLRGDFTTIQDAIDSLPPVNLVRVVITVHAGLYSEKVTIPQLKSFITIEGAGADKTIVEWGDTAQTLGPNGRPLGTYGSATFAVNSPYFIAKNITFKNTTPVPAPGAVGKQAVAFRISADTASFVGCKFLGAQDTLYDHVGRHYYKDCYIEGSVDFIFGNGLSLFENCDVHAIAPVTGAVTAQGRSSILDDTGFSFVNCRVTGSGALYLGRAWGPFSTVVFANTYMDNIIIPKGWYNWGDPSREMTVFYGQYKCTGPGANFAGRVSWSRELTDAEARPFISLTFIDGSEWINM; encoded by the exons gctgttgttgttgttgagcGCGATTTCGGGGGCGCATTCGCACAGCAAGGGCGTGAGGCGATCAAAGCCGCGGTGGCACGTGGGCGTGAACATGAGCGCGGTAGAGTATTCGGAGCAGCAGTTCATGAAGTGGGTGAATTTTATGGGCAGCTTGAAGCACTCGGTGTTCAAGGCCGCGAAGAACAAGATATTCCCTTCATACACTCTCACGGTCGACAAGAATCCGCTGAGAGGAGATTTCACGACCATTCAAGACGCCATCGATTCTCTCCCTCCCGTCAATCTTGTCCGAGTAGTCATCACGGTTCATGCAGGCCTCTACTC GGAGAAGGTGACGATACCTCAGTTGAAATCGTTCATAACGATAGAAGGGGCGGGAGCCGACAAAACAATAGTTGAATGGGGCGACACGGCGCAAACACTCGGCCCCAACGGCCGACCCCTCGGCACATACGGCTCCGCTACTTTTGCAGTTAATTCCCCTTATTTTATAGCCAAGAACATCACTTTCAAG AACACGACGCCGGTGCCAGCGCCGGGAGCGGTGGGGAAGCAGGCAGTGGCATTCCGGATATCGGCGGACACGGCGTCGTTCGTGGGGTGCAAGTTCCTGGGGGCGCAGGATACGCTGTACGACCATGTGGGGCGGCATTACTACAAGGACTGCTACATCGAGGGATCGGTCGACTTCATCTTCGGCAACGGACTTTCCTTGTTCGAG AACTGCGACGTGCACGCGATAGCGCCGGTGACGGGGGCGGTGACGGCGCAAGGGAGAAGTAGCATTCTGGACGACACGGGCTTCTCGTTCGTGAACTGCAGAGTGACGGGGTCGGGTGCACTCTATCTCGGGAGGGCGTGGGGCCCTTTCTCCACCGTTGTCTTCGCCAACACTTACATGGACAACATTATCATTCCGAAAGGCTGGTACAATTGGGGCGATCCTTCTAGAGAAAT GACTGTATTTTATGGACAATACAAGTGCACAGGGCCAGGGGCTAATTTTGCAGGAAGAGTTTCATGGTCAAGAGAGCTTACTGATGCAGAAGCACGACCTTTTATTTCCCTCACTTTCATTGATGGGTCTGAGTGGATCAATATGTAA
- the LOC125187013 gene encoding probable pectinesterase 53 isoform X1 has product MSGYCRLLLLLLLLSAISGAHSHSKGVRRSKPRWHVGVNMSAVEYSEQQFMKWVNFMGSLKHSVFKAAKNKIFPSYTLTVDKNPLRGDFTTIQDAIDSLPPVNLVRVVITVHAGLYSEKVTIPQLKSFITIEGAGADKTIVEWGDTAQTLGPNGRPLGTYGSATFAVNSPYFIAKNITFKNTTPVPAPGAVGKQAVAFRISADTASFVGCKFLGAQDTLYDHVGRHYYKDCYIEGSVDFIFGNGLSLFELRVLQNCDVHAIAPVTGAVTAQGRSSILDDTGFSFVNCRVTGSGALYLGRAWGPFSTVVFANTYMDNIIIPKGWYNWGDPSREMTVFYGQYKCTGPGANFAGRVSWSRELTDAEARPFISLTFIDGSEWINM; this is encoded by the exons gctgttgttgttgttgagcGCGATTTCGGGGGCGCATTCGCACAGCAAGGGCGTGAGGCGATCAAAGCCGCGGTGGCACGTGGGCGTGAACATGAGCGCGGTAGAGTATTCGGAGCAGCAGTTCATGAAGTGGGTGAATTTTATGGGCAGCTTGAAGCACTCGGTGTTCAAGGCCGCGAAGAACAAGATATTCCCTTCATACACTCTCACGGTCGACAAGAATCCGCTGAGAGGAGATTTCACGACCATTCAAGACGCCATCGATTCTCTCCCTCCCGTCAATCTTGTCCGAGTAGTCATCACGGTTCATGCAGGCCTCTACTC GGAGAAGGTGACGATACCTCAGTTGAAATCGTTCATAACGATAGAAGGGGCGGGAGCCGACAAAACAATAGTTGAATGGGGCGACACGGCGCAAACACTCGGCCCCAACGGCCGACCCCTCGGCACATACGGCTCCGCTACTTTTGCAGTTAATTCCCCTTATTTTATAGCCAAGAACATCACTTTCAAG AACACGACGCCGGTGCCAGCGCCGGGAGCGGTGGGGAAGCAGGCAGTGGCATTCCGGATATCGGCGGACACGGCGTCGTTCGTGGGGTGCAAGTTCCTGGGGGCGCAGGATACGCTGTACGACCATGTGGGGCGGCATTACTACAAGGACTGCTACATCGAGGGATCGGTCGACTTCATCTTCGGCAACGGACTTTCCTTGTTCGAG CTAAGAGTACTACAGAACTGCGACGTGCACGCGATAGCGCCGGTGACGGGGGCGGTGACGGCGCAAGGGAGAAGTAGCATTCTGGACGACACGGGCTTCTCGTTCGTGAACTGCAGAGTGACGGGGTCGGGTGCACTCTATCTCGGGAGGGCGTGGGGCCCTTTCTCCACCGTTGTCTTCGCCAACACTTACATGGACAACATTATCATTCCGAAAGGCTGGTACAATTGGGGCGATCCTTCTAGAGAAAT GACTGTATTTTATGGACAATACAAGTGCACAGGGCCAGGGGCTAATTTTGCAGGAAGAGTTTCATGGTCAAGAGAGCTTACTGATGCAGAAGCACGACCTTTTATTTCCCTCACTTTCATTGATGGGTCTGAGTGGATCAATATGTAA
- the LOC125187013 gene encoding probable pectinesterase 53 isoform X3: MLLLLLLLLSAISGAHSHSKGVRRSKPRWHVGVNMSAVEYSEQQFMKWVNFMGSLKHSVFKAAKNKIFPSYTLTVDKNPLRGDFTTIQDAIDSLPPVNLVRVVITVHAGLYSEKVTIPQLKSFITIEGAGADKTIVEWGDTAQTLGPNGRPLGTYGSATFAVNSPYFIAKNITFKNTTPVPAPGAVGKQAVAFRISADTASFVGCKFLGAQDTLYDHVGRHYYKDCYIEGSVDFIFGNGLSLFELRVLQNCDVHAIAPVTGAVTAQGRSSILDDTGFSFVNCRVTGSGALYLGRAWGPFSTVVFANTYMDNIIIPKGWYNWGDPSREMTVFYGQYKCTGPGANFAGRVSWSRELTDAEARPFISLTFIDGSEWINM; this comes from the exons gctgttgttgttgttgagcGCGATTTCGGGGGCGCATTCGCACAGCAAGGGCGTGAGGCGATCAAAGCCGCGGTGGCACGTGGGCGTGAACATGAGCGCGGTAGAGTATTCGGAGCAGCAGTTCATGAAGTGGGTGAATTTTATGGGCAGCTTGAAGCACTCGGTGTTCAAGGCCGCGAAGAACAAGATATTCCCTTCATACACTCTCACGGTCGACAAGAATCCGCTGAGAGGAGATTTCACGACCATTCAAGACGCCATCGATTCTCTCCCTCCCGTCAATCTTGTCCGAGTAGTCATCACGGTTCATGCAGGCCTCTACTC GGAGAAGGTGACGATACCTCAGTTGAAATCGTTCATAACGATAGAAGGGGCGGGAGCCGACAAAACAATAGTTGAATGGGGCGACACGGCGCAAACACTCGGCCCCAACGGCCGACCCCTCGGCACATACGGCTCCGCTACTTTTGCAGTTAATTCCCCTTATTTTATAGCCAAGAACATCACTTTCAAG AACACGACGCCGGTGCCAGCGCCGGGAGCGGTGGGGAAGCAGGCAGTGGCATTCCGGATATCGGCGGACACGGCGTCGTTCGTGGGGTGCAAGTTCCTGGGGGCGCAGGATACGCTGTACGACCATGTGGGGCGGCATTACTACAAGGACTGCTACATCGAGGGATCGGTCGACTTCATCTTCGGCAACGGACTTTCCTTGTTCGAG CTAAGAGTACTACAGAACTGCGACGTGCACGCGATAGCGCCGGTGACGGGGGCGGTGACGGCGCAAGGGAGAAGTAGCATTCTGGACGACACGGGCTTCTCGTTCGTGAACTGCAGAGTGACGGGGTCGGGTGCACTCTATCTCGGGAGGGCGTGGGGCCCTTTCTCCACCGTTGTCTTCGCCAACACTTACATGGACAACATTATCATTCCGAAAGGCTGGTACAATTGGGGCGATCCTTCTAGAGAAAT GACTGTATTTTATGGACAATACAAGTGCACAGGGCCAGGGGCTAATTTTGCAGGAAGAGTTTCATGGTCAAGAGAGCTTACTGATGCAGAAGCACGACCTTTTATTTCCCTCACTTTCATTGATGGGTCTGAGTGGATCAATATGTAA